A stretch of DNA from Spirosoma endbachense:
TGTCATGAGCGTCTGTAGCCCCCGGATACTTCTGGGAAATCCGCAATACGCATACAAATGCACCAGTACTTCCTTGATTTCGTTGACTGTCAAGCCCGCATCCAGGCCGGTGTTCAGTGCTGATTGTAGTTTTTGAAGTTCTCCCGTTGCGGTGAGGGCTGAAATAGCAACAATGCTTTGCTGATTTGGCGACAAAGTGGCTGATTGATTCATCTGGTTTTGCGCGGTGAGCGGGTTAAAAGCGATGAACAAGCCGACGATCATACTACAGAAAGTGATACGCATGTGTTTGGTGGAGAGTAGTGTCCAGGTGATTCGTCGTTACTTTATCTTCATTCCGGGAATTAAAGGAACCGTCTCGACCAGTTCGAGGGATTTGACCATGGACTGTGTGGCTGTTTTGTATTTCAGGAAATGCGGGGTTTTTATATGCGCCTTGTACGCAGCCGTATCTGCATAGATTTCCAGAATTGTGATGTGGGTAGGCTTATCCTTCTCCGCAACGGCATATAAAGTCAATACGCCGGCTTCGAGTCGCACCGACGCTTCTATTTCCTCCTTCAATGCAGCTTTATACGGATCTAACTGCGAGGAATCAATGACAAGTTTTGCCAGCCTTACCAGTTGTTTTTTCTCCTGAGCCAATGCCATATTACCGTAAAAGGATTGACTAACCGTGATGAGAATCAGGTAAACTACGCTCATTTTTTTCATCTTCATGTGATTCGATTTCAGTTAAAGGCTGTCTGAAAAATTAGCGTTCGGCTGGAGCTAGGCTGGATGGTCAATCCAGCTTTTTATCCTTTAGAAAGTCGGCCATCAGGTCTGCAATCTGGAGATTATTGAGGTCAGAAAACGGGAAGTGTGTAGTACCGAAAACGCCGATTTCAGGCAGGTGTACCACCTTAGCGTTGCCGCCATGTTTGTTGACTGTCGCGGCCCAGATGTTTGCCATCTCAAGCCCGGCCCGCCAGTGATCGCTATTCCACACTTTCGTTGGTTCCCTGGCAATGTTATCGCCATAATAGACGATGATCGGAATCCGGGTGAGCTTTTTGAAGTCCTCCACCGGTATCTCAACGCCTTTTAGTTCGCCAAAAAGGCTTGCCGACTGGATAGGCCTGGGTAATTCTCCCGTCGGAAAAACGAAACTGCTGAAGGGTTCGTAGGCGATAACTGCCTTAACTTTATCATTTTTTATAGCGGTAAACCAGCCCGGCCCTCCCCCCTGCGAATGAGTGATCAGGATACCTGCTCCGATTCGATCAAATAATTGGGAGCAGGCATTGGAGACAACATTCGCGTCAAAATTGCCTGTGTTGGGCGTCATTTGCCTGAAAAACTGCTCCAGAGAAGCCGTATCTTTAGGGAACTGACTGCCTGCGAAATAATCCGGATAGTTCCCAATCCTGAATTGTGTAAACCAGAACTGTTCATCGGGCGTGGGGGTAATCGTTGCAGCAACCGTACTTTTTCCGGCTTCGCCACGCCTTGGCTGGTCCAGCAAATAAACCGCATAACCCCGTCGTAGGACGGTCGTCTGAAATCCCTCCCGTCCATCGGGGGTCGATTCCCACGTTTTTTTGGACTCCGCGGCTCCGTGTAAAAAAACCAGCGGATACTTACGGGCTTGGGGCGGAATCTGATAAAATACATACCCATGATCGCCATGTAAGGTTTGCCCCTGGGGTTTTAAGGCAGTAGACAGATCAAATTTTCCCGGTTCGGAAAGGGTTGTTCCGCCAACCAAGAAACTACCCTGTTGTTGTATTGTCAATAAACCCGATTTCTGGTTTACGGTGTTAGTCGCACAAGCCGAAACGAACAGCATGACTCCGATTAACAGCAGAACGGCGTCTATTTTTTGTTTCATGGAGCTGGGTCATTCAGCGAATCAATCAACATACAACTCATGGTCTTCCCTCTAAACCGTTGCCAGACTAAAGGGTAACTTACGGATACGCTTGCCGGTCAGGTCGAATATGGCGTTGGCCAGGGCCGGGGCAAAGGCAGGCAAACCCGGTTCGCCGACACCACCCGCCGGTTCGTCGTTGTCCATGACATACACATCAATGGGTGGAATATCGGTGATGCGGGGAAGCTGATAGGAGTAGAAATTCTTGTCAACGGGCACACCGTCTTTGAACGTCACCTGATGTTGCGTGGCAGCACCCAGTGCCATGACAATTGACCCTTCCACCTGCGCTTTGATCGTATCGGGATTAACGTACCATCCGCAATCCATAACGGCCCAGACGTGGTCAATTTTTAGCGTACCATCCGAACCTTTTGATACTTTTACGACGTGCCCAACGGTACTGGCAAAGCACTCGGTAATGGCCATACCGTATCCCTCACCCTGTTTGCGAGCCTTCCAGCCCGATACCTCGGCCAGTTTGTCGAGTTGCCGGTGCAGCCGTTCATCGGGCAGGTGTTCCCGGCGAAACATCATCGGGTCTTTCCCGGCTTCATGTGCCAGTTCGTCCATGAAACTTTCGTAGGCAAAGCCGTTAGTGGAGGCATACACTGATCGCCACCACATCGTTGGAATGGGCGTTTCGAAGGGAACATCCGCAATACTCAGGTTTTTAATACCCTCAGCATAGGGTTTCAGGAAACCTTCCGAAGTGCTCCGGTTGGCTTTGTCTTTCGGACCTCCGCGCCAGTGGTCATTGTTTTGGCCAGCCATGCGCAACTTGAAAGCGCTGATTTTTCCGTTATCGACCACGCCCTCGCAACGGTATGAAATACCAGGACGGTAGGGGCCTTGTGTCGCATCATCTTCGCGGGTCCAGACTACCTGTACAGGCGCTTTTATTTCTTTCGAGATCACGGCAGCCTCATGCGGGTAATCCATAAAGGCCTTCCGGCCGAATCCGCCCCCCAGAAACGTCATGTGGACGATCACTTTTTCGCGATCCAGCCCCATTTCTTTACTGATCGCGTCCTGCACCCACTCCGGAGCCTGAATGGGTCCCCAGATTTCGAGTTTGTCGTCCTGGTAGTGCGCCACGCAATTCAACGGTTCCATGCAGGCGTGATACTGGTAGGGCGTCTCATAGACAACGTCGAGTTTTTTAGTCGCCTGAGCCAGAATACCTGACGCATCGCCCTGCTGCTTGAACGAGAGTCCCTCCTGTGTTTGAAGGGCTTCCTGCTGACGTTTGACAATCTCGTCGGTGCTGAGGTGCTCAAATCCGCTATCGTCCCAGTCTACTTTCAGGGCTTTCTTACCCTGCAAAGCGGCCCAGGTCGAGGTGGCTACAACCGCAACGCCCTCCCGGTAGGTATTGAAAACCAGCATTTTAGTCTTGAACACGTGTTTAACACCAGGAACTTTCCGGGTGGCCGTGTCGTCGAAACTCCTGACTTTGCCCCGCAGACGGGGGTTGCGTTCCACGGCTGCATAGAGCATCCCCGGAATTTCTTTATCAAGCCCAAATGTAGCACTGCCATTGGTTTTCAGTTTGGTATCCTGCCGAAGCAGAGGCTTGCCAATGAGTTTGTAGTCCGATCGCTTTTTCAGTACCACGTTCTTGGGCATCTCCAGCTTCATGGCATCGGCTACCAATTCTCCGTAGTGGAATCGCTTATTGGTTGACTGGTGAATGACCTGCCCCGATTCGGCATGGCAGTCCGATACTGGTACACTCCATTTGGTTGCGGCTGCCTGGATCAGCATCTGGCGGGCGGTAGCGCCCAGCGTTAATAAGTTCCTGTACGATCCCCGAACCGTCGAACTGCCCCCGGTGACCTGATTGCCGTATTTTTTATTGTCACCTTTGGCAAAAACGATGTTCACCTTGTCCAGGTCTACTTCGAGTTCTTCAGCAACCATCTGGGGAATGGCCTGATAAACACCCTGCCCCATTTCGGCCCGGTGCGAGAAAATGGTCACCTTGCCAGATGGTTCGATGTGGACCCAGGCATTCATTTCAACACCAAAATTGTCGGCTTCTGCCGCTTTTATGATTTCAGCTTCCTCCGCATTCGACGGGATATAAAATCCCAGCGACAGCGCCAGTCCGGTCAGGCCGGATGCTTTGAGGAAATGTCGTCGGGATACGGTTTCTGTGTCCATAGTATTGTTGCTGAAGGCGTTTAAGGTTTAGGTGCATAAGCCCCTGTTTGGAGCCAGGTCGTCCAGGCTTTTTTAAATTCAGCGTGACTCAACGGAGGAAGCGTGCGGCCTTCGCCGGGATTCCAGCCCGCCAGTACCAGGCCGTCGTCGGCGTGTTCCAGCAGTTTTTCCATATTCTTACCCCCATTTAGCTTGGGGTCAACCAGTTGCCTGGCCAGTTGCTGGGGCGTTCGACCCTGAAAAACCATACGCATCGTTGCAGGAGGCAGGTGCCAGTCTGGATTACCCGGTGGCGTATGCAGGCCCGGCGTGTTGGTCGGCTGATGGCAGTTGGCACATTTCATGGCGTAAATGCCTTTGCCGTCGGTACCTCGCCGAGGGGCCATCGTGTGCAGGTGATTGTCATCCCCCTGCAAGGGTATGTCGCCCGCCGGATGACAATTCATACAGCGTGGACTCATCAGTACTTTATAGACACTGGCAAAGGCTTTGACCGAGGCCACACTGTCTTTTTTGATAGGTGCAGCCACTGCTTTCGTACTCATCAGTGTCGTACTGACCTGATCAGTGCTACGGGAGAACGTAGTGGCCATAATTGCCGTCACTGTCAGCAGAATGGCCAGGATATAGACTGTTTTTAAGGACATAGACGAATAGCTTTCGTTTCCAGATGCGTTCAAATGTGCTTAGGACAGTGCAGCCGGTTGGATTATTCGTTTTTACCAACCTTCTGTTCGGCTCCGGCGGCCAGGTGAATCGCCTTGCGGATGCGTGGATACGTTCCACACCGGCAAATATTACCCGCCATAGCTGCATCGATATCCGCATCGGTCGGATTTAAATTTCTCCCGTAGCAAGACCGCGGCTGACATAATCTGCCCGGAGTGACAATAGCCACACTGGGGTACGTCGATCTGCTGCCAGGCCTGTTGAAGGGGGTGGTTATTGTTTTGAGACAGTCCTTCAATGGTAACTATCTTTTGACCAGCAGCCCGGCTTACTTTGGTGACACACGAGCGCACGGCATCGCCGTTCAGATGGACCGTACAGGCACCACACTGGGCAACGCCACAGCCGTACTTAGTGCCTTTCAGACCGACCACGTCCCGGATGGCCCACAGCAGGGGCATCTGCGGATCGACATCAATCGATTGCTCTTTGCCGTTGATTGTCAGCTTAATGATTGCCATAGTGTTATGAGTTGTAAAGCCATCCGGTTGGCTGTTGTTATCGTAACAACAGCTTAT
This window harbors:
- a CDS encoding alpha/beta hydrolase, coding for MKQKIDAVLLLIGVMLFVSACATNTVNQKSGLLTIQQQGSFLVGGTTLSEPGKFDLSTALKPQGQTLHGDHGYVFYQIPPQARKYPLVFLHGAAESKKTWESTPDGREGFQTTVLRRGYAVYLLDQPRRGEAGKSTVAATITPTPDEQFWFTQFRIGNYPDYFAGSQFPKDTASLEQFFRQMTPNTGNFDANVVSNACSQLFDRIGAGILITHSQGGGPGWFTAIKNDKVKAVIAYEPFSSFVFPTGELPRPIQSASLFGELKGVEIPVEDFKKLTRIPIIVYYGDNIAREPTKVWNSDHWRAGLEMANIWAATVNKHGGNAKVVHLPEIGVFGTTHFPFSDLNNLQIADLMADFLKDKKLD
- a CDS encoding putative quinol monooxygenase gives rise to the protein MKMKKMSVVYLILITVSQSFYGNMALAQEKKQLVRLAKLVIDSSQLDPYKAALKEEIEASVRLEAGVLTLYAVAEKDKPTHITILEIYADTAAYKAHIKTPHFLKYKTATQSMVKSLELVETVPLIPGMKIK
- a CDS encoding xanthine dehydrogenase family protein molybdopterin-binding subunit translates to MDTETVSRRHFLKASGLTGLALSLGFYIPSNAEEAEIIKAAEADNFGVEMNAWVHIEPSGKVTIFSHRAEMGQGVYQAIPQMVAEELEVDLDKVNIVFAKGDNKKYGNQVTGGSSTVRGSYRNLLTLGATARQMLIQAAATKWSVPVSDCHAESGQVIHQSTNKRFHYGELVADAMKLEMPKNVVLKKRSDYKLIGKPLLRQDTKLKTNGSATFGLDKEIPGMLYAAVERNPRLRGKVRSFDDTATRKVPGVKHVFKTKMLVFNTYREGVAVVATSTWAALQGKKALKVDWDDSGFEHLSTDEIVKRQQEALQTQEGLSFKQQGDASGILAQATKKLDVVYETPYQYHACMEPLNCVAHYQDDKLEIWGPIQAPEWVQDAISKEMGLDREKVIVHMTFLGGGFGRKAFMDYPHEAAVISKEIKAPVQVVWTREDDATQGPYRPGISYRCEGVVDNGKISAFKLRMAGQNNDHWRGGPKDKANRSTSEGFLKPYAEGIKNLSIADVPFETPIPTMWWRSVYASTNGFAYESFMDELAHEAGKDPMMFRREHLPDERLHRQLDKLAEVSGWKARKQGEGYGMAITECFASTVGHVVKVSKGSDGTLKIDHVWAVMDCGWYVNPDTIKAQVEGSIVMALGAATQHQVTFKDGVPVDKNFYSYQLPRITDIPPIDVYVMDNDEPAGGVGEPGLPAFAPALANAIFDLTGKRIRKLPFSLATV
- a CDS encoding cytochrome c, encoding MSLKTVYILAILLTVTAIMATTFSRSTDQVSTTLMSTKAVAAPIKKDSVASVKAFASVYKVLMSPRCMNCHPAGDIPLQGDDNHLHTMAPRRGTDGKGIYAMKCANCHQPTNTPGLHTPPGNPDWHLPPATMRMVFQGRTPQQLARQLVDPKLNGGKNMEKLLEHADDGLVLAGWNPGEGRTLPPLSHAEFKKAWTTWLQTGAYAPKP